Proteins co-encoded in one Anabas testudineus chromosome 8, fAnaTes1.2, whole genome shotgun sequence genomic window:
- the LOC113158225 gene encoding myosin-8-like isoform X2, with amino-acid sequence MSDAEMEIFGAAAPYLRKSERERIAAQNVPFDAKTAVFVPDSKQEYVKAKIISQDGSQVTVETGIGKIVMVHLDDIRPMNPPKFDKIEDMALLTHLHEPAVLFNLKERYAAWMIYTYSGLFCVTVNPYKWLPVYNPQVVAGYRGKKRQEAPPHIFSISDNAYQYMLTDRENQSILITGESGAGKTVNTKRVIQYFATIASIGDWSKKEQLQGKGNLEDQIIQANPLLEAFGNAKTIRNDNSSRFGKFIRIHFGTKGKLASADIETYLLEKSRVTFQLPAERSYHIFYQILSNKKPDLIEMLLITTNPYDYPFISQGEITVLSINDTEELTATDSAIDILGFNAEEKVGIYKLTGAVMHNGNMKFKQKQREEQAEPDGTEVADKVAYLMGLNSADLLKALCYPRVKVGNEYVTKGQTPQQVNNAMGALSKAVYEKLFLWMVTRINQQLDTKLPRQHFIGVLDIAGFEIFEMNSLEQLCINFTNEKLQQFFNHHMFVLEQEEYKKEGIAWEFIDFGMDLAACIELIEKPMGIFSILEEECMFPKATDSSFKNKLYDQHLGKNSIFQKPKPSKAKTEAHFSLMHYAGTVDYNISGWLEKNKDPLNDTVVQLYQKASLKLLSQLFATYASANAPADGRKKFSKRKGSSFQTVSALFRENLNKLMANLRSTHPHFVRCIIPNETRTPGSMDHHLVLHQLRCNGVLEGIRICRKGFPSRILYGDFRQRYRILNASAIPEGQFIDSKKASEKLLSSIDVDHAQYRFGYTKVFFKAGLLGLLEEMRDERLAVLMTRIQAVARGYVTRLRFKEMSKKRESIFIIQYNIRSFMNVKNWPWMKLFFKIKPLLRSAEAEKEMQMMKEEFARLKEEFSKSEARRKELEEKMVMLVQEKNDLYLQIQAERENLCDAEERCEGLIKSKILMEAKVKEFSERMEEEEEINAEVTARKRKLEDECIELKRDIDDLELTITKVEKEKYATENKVKNLVEELTTLEENLMKSSKEMKALQEVHQQALDDLQAEEDKVNSLMKTKTKLEQQVDDLEGSLEHEKKIRAELERSRRKLEGDLKLSQETIMDLENERQQMEERLKKKDFEISSLQSKIEDEQALDTQLQKKIKELQARIEELEEEIEAERSARAKVEKQRSDLSRELDEISERLEEAGGATAAQAELNKKREAEFQRLRRDLEESTLQHESIAAALRKRHADSVAELSDQIDNLQKVKQKLEKEKSELQMEMGDMASNVESVLKSKVNLEKLCRSLEDQINECRTKADEAQRSLSDYSTLSARLQTENGDLKRLLEEKDTTLSQLSRMKTVGTQQIEELKRLLDEEMKTKNALAHSLQSSRHDCELLREQYEEEQEAKAELQRCLSKANSDLAHWRTKYETDAIHRTEELEEAKKKLAQRLQESEEMTEVANVKCASLEKTKQRLQAEVEDLMVELERSNAANLTLDKKQRNFDKVLAEWKHKYEESQSDLEVTQRESRGLSTELFKLKNSYEEALDHLENMKRENKNLQQDVADMTDQVGQSAKTIHELEKAAKQIEHEKRGTQAALEEAESSLEQEEAKTLSLQLELNQIKSEMERKVADKDEEMDQLKRNHQRTVDTLQATLDAETRSRNDAFRTKKKMEGDLNEMEIQLGHANRQAAEATKQLRNLQTQLKDIQIHLDEALHSQEDLREQLAIVERRNNLTMAENEEMRAALEQSERSRKLAEQELMDASERVQLLHSQNTSLLNTKKKMESDLAQLQTEMDDTVQEARNTDEKAKKAIMDAAVMAEELKKEQDTTAHLERMKKNLEATVKDLQQRLDEAEQMALKGGKKELQKLETKVRELENELEAEQKRSGEALKGARKHERKIKELTYQGEEEKKNAARLQDLVNKLQLKVKAYKRQCEEADEQTSINLAKYRKVQHELEEAEERADIAESQLNKLRAKSRDVVVKAE; translated from the exons atgagtgATGCAGAGATGGAAATATTTGGAGCTGCGGCCCCATACCTCCGCAAATCAGAGCGGGAGAGGATCGCAGCCCAAAATGTGCCATTCGATGCCAAAACAGCCGTTTTTGTACCTGATTCAAAGCAGGAGTACGTCAAGGCAAAAATCATAAGCCAAGACGGCTCCCAAGTCACTGTAGAGACTGGGATTGGAAAG attGTTATGGTGCATTTAGATGACATTCGCCCCATGAACCCTCCAAAGTTTGACAAGATAGAGGACATGGCCTTGCTCACACATCTCCATGAACCAGCTGTGCTCTTCAACCTCAAGGAGCGCTATGCTGCCTGGATGATTTAT ACTTACTCCGGGCTCTTCTGTGTTACTGTCAATCCTTACAAATGGCTTCCAGTCTATAACCCGCAGGTTGTGGCCGGGTACCGGGGGAAGAAACGTCAGGAGGCACCCCCGCACATCTTCTCCATCTCAGACAATGCTTACCAGTACATGCTTACAG ATCGTGAGAACCAGTCCATCCTGATCAC TGGAGAATCCGGTGCTGGGAAGACGGTCAACACGAAGCGAGTCATCCAATACTTTGCAACAATTGCATCAATCGGAGACTGGAGCAAAAAAGAGCAGCTTCAAGGAAAA GGGAATCTGGAGGATCAGATCATTCAGGCCAATCCTCTGCTGGAAGCTTTTGGAAATGCCAAGACCATCAGGAATGACAACTCCTCTCGATTT GGAAAATTTATCCGCATCCACTTTGGAACAAAGGGGAAATTAGCATCAGCTGATATTGAAACAT ACCTTTTGGAAAAATCCAGGGTAACCTTTCAACTGCCGGCAGAGAGGAGCTATCACATCTTCTATCAGATCTTGTCGAACAAGAAGCCTGATTTAATTg aGATGCTGCTGATAACCACCAATCCATATGACTATCCTTTCATCAGCCAGGGTGAAATCACTGTGCTGAGCATCAATGACACAGAGGAGCTGACAGCTACAGAT AGTGCAATTGACATCCTGGGGTTTAATGCAGAGGAAAAAGTGGGCATCTACAAGCTGACCGGCGCTGTGATGCACAACGGGAACATGAAGTTCAAACAGAAGCAACGGGAGGAGCAGGCGGAGCCAGATGGCACTGAGG TGGCTGACAAAGTCGCATATCTCATGGGTCTAAACTCTGCTGATTTACTGAAAGCTCTGTGTTACCCACGAGTGAAAGTTGGCAACGAGTATGTCACCAAGGGTCAGACTCCACAGCAG GTGAACAACGCCATGGGTGCTCTGTCTAAAGCCGTGTATGAGAAGCTGTTCCTGTGGATGGTCACCAGAATCAACCAGCAACTGGACACCAAACTGCCGAGACAGCATTTCATTGGTGTCCTGGATATCGCGGGGTTTGAGATCTTCGAG ATGAACAGCCTGGAGCAGCTGTGCATCAACTTCACGAACGAGAAACTGCAACAGTTCTTCAACCACCACATGTTTGTGCTGGAGCAAGAAGAATACAAAAAGGAAGGGATTGCCTGGGAGTTTATTGACTTTGGGATGGACTTGGCAGCCTGCATTGAGCTCATTGAGAAG CCAATGGGTATCTTCTCAATTCTCGAGGAGGAGTGCATGTTTCCAAAGGCGACAGACAGCTCCTTTAAGAACAAGCTGTACGACCAGCACCTGGGGAAGAACAGTATCTTTCAGAAGCCCAAACCATCCAAAGCAAAGACAGAGGCTCACTTCTCCCTGATGCACTACGCTGGCACGGTCGACTACAACATCAGTGGCtggctggaaaaaaacaaggacCCACTGAATGACACTGTGGTGCAGCTTTACCAGAAGGCCTCACTCAAACTTCTCTCTCAGCTCTTTGCCACATACGCATCCGCTAATG CTCCTGCTGATGGGAGAAAGAAATTTTCCAAAAGAAAAGGGTCTTCTTTCCAGACAGTTTCTGCACTTTTCAGG GAAAACCTTAACAAACTGATGGCCAACCTCAGATCCACACATCCACACTTTGTGAGATGCATCATCCCAAATGAGACCAGGACACCAG GGTCCATGGATCACCATCTGGTCCTTCACCAGCTGCGCTGTAATGGAGTTCTGGAGGGTATCCGGATCTGCAGGAAGGGCTTCCCCAGCAGGATCCTCTATGGTGATTTCAGACAGAG ATACAGGATTCTGAATGCCAGTGCGATCCCCGAGGGGCAGTTTATTGACAGCAAGAAGGCTTCTGAGAAACTGTTGTCCTCCATCGATGTGGACCATGCTCAGTATAGATTTGGATACACCAag GTGTTTTTTAAAGCTGGTCTTCTTGGTCTCCTGGAGGAGATGAGGGATGAACGGCTGGCTGTGCTGATGACTCGAATCCAGGCTGTGGCCAGAGGTTACGTCACCAGGCTGAGGTTCAAGGAGATGTCGAAGAAAAG AGAGTCCATCTTCATCATCCAGTACAACATCCGCTCATTCATGAACGTGAAGAACTGGCCTTGGATGAAGCTTTTCTTCAAGATAAAACCTCTGCTGAGAAGCGCCGAGGCCGAGAAGGAGATGCAGATGATGAAAGAGGAGTTTGCTCGGCTGAAAGAAGAGTTTTCAAAGTCAGAAGCAAGGAggaaggagctggaggagaagatggTCATGCTCGTTCAGGAGAAAAATGACCTTTACCTTCAAATCCAAGCC GAGAGGGAGAACCTGTGCGATGCCGAGGAGAGGTGTGAAGGTCTGATAAAGAGCAAGATCCTCATGGAGGCCAAAGTCAAAGAATTCTCcgagaggatggaggaagaggaggagatcaATGCAGAAGTCACCGCTAggaagaggaagctggaggacgAGTGCATCGAGCTCAAGCGGGACATCGACGACCTGGAACTTACTATAACCAAAGTGGAGAAGGAGAAATATGCCACAGAAAATAAG GTGAAGAACTTGGTGGAGGAACTAACCACTCTGGAGGAAAATCTGATGAAGTCCTCAAAGGAGATGAAAGCTTTGCAGGAGGTGCACCAGCAGGCGTTAGATGACCTACAGGCTGAGGAGGACAAAGTCAACTCTCTAATGAAGACAAAGACTAAGTTGGAGCAACAGGTTGATGAT CTCGAAGGCTCTCTGGAGCACGAGAAGAAGATTCGTGCTGAGTTGGAGAGATCCAGAAGAAAACTGGAGGGAGATCTCAAGCTGTCCCAGGAAACCATCATGGACCTGGAGAATGAAAGACAGCAGATGGAGGAAAGGCTAAAAAA AAAAGACTTTGAAATCAGCAGCCTGCAGTCTAAAATCGAGGATGAACAAGCCCTCGACACTCAACTACAAAAGAAGATTAAAGAGCTACAG GCTCGCATtgaagagctggaagaggaaaTTGAGGCTGAGCGCTCGGCTCGAGCCAAAGTGGAGAAGCAGAGGTCTGATCTGTCCAGGGAGCTGGACGAAATCAGTGAGAGACTGGAGGAGGCCGGAGGAGCCACCGCTGCTCAGGCTGAGCTGAACAAGAAACGGGAGGCCGAGTTTCAGAGGCTGCGTCGTGACCTGGAAGAGTCTACCCTGCAGCACGAATCCATCGCCGCAGCTTTGCGTAAAAGGCATGCCGACAGTGTTGCCGAACTCAGTGATCAGATAGATAATCTTCAAAAAGTCAAGCAGAaactggagaaagagaagagtgagCTGCAGATGGAAATGGGGGACATGGCAAGCAACGTGGAAAGTGTTCTGAAAAGCAAG GTTAATCTGGAGAAACTGTGCAGGAGCCTTGAAGACCAGATTAATGAATGCAGGACCAAAGCAGATGAAGCCCAGAGGTCTCTGAGTGATTATAGTACACTCTCAGCTCGTCTGCAAACAGAAAATG GCGATCTGAAACGTCTGCTAGAAGAGAAGGATACTACTCTTTCCCAGTTGAGCAGGATGAAAACTGTGGGAACCCAACAAATTGAAGAGCTGAAGAGGCTTTTGGATGAGGAAATGAAG ACAAAAAATGCCCTGGCTCACAGCTTGCAGTCGTCTCGTCATGACTGCGAGCTGCTGAGGGAGCAGTAcgaggaggaacaggaggccAAAGCTGAGCTGCAGCGCTGCCTGTCCAAGGCAAACAGCGACTTGGCTCACTGGAGAACCAAATACGAGACAGATGCCATCCACCGCACAGAGGAGCTCGAGGAGGCAAA AAAGAAGCTTGCCCAGCGGCTGCAGGAGTCTGAGGAAATGACAGAAGttgcaaatgtcaaatgtgcATCACTGGAGAAAACCAAACAGAGGCTGCAGGCTGAGGTCGAGGATCTCATGGTTGAGCTGGAAAGGTCAAATGCTGCCAATCTCACTTTGGACAAGAAACAAAGGAACTTTGACAag GTTCTGGCTGAATGGAAACACAAATATGAAGAGAGTCAGTCGGATCTCGAGGTCACCCAGAGAGAGTCCAGAGGGCTGAGCACAGAACTTTTCAAGCTGAAAAACTCGTACGAAGAAGCTCTGGATCACCTGGAGAACATgaagagagagaataaaaatcTTCAGC aGGATGTCGCTGATATGACAGATCAAGTTGGACAATCTGCTAAAACAATCCACGAGCTAGAGAAAGCTGCTAAACAAATTGAACATGAAAAAAGAGGCACCCAAGCAGCACTGGAGGAAGCTGAG TCTTCTCTGGAACAGGAGGAGGCCAAAACCCTGAGCCTCCAACTGGAACTGAACCAGATCAAGtcagagatggaaagaaaggtGGCAGACAAAGACGAAGAAATGGACCAGCTCAAGAGAAATCACCAGAGGACCGTGGACACCCTGCAGGCTACGCTGGACGCTGAGACGCGCAGCAGAAACGATGCTTTCCGaacaaagaagaagatggaggggGATCTCAACGAGATGGAAATTCAGCTGGGACACGCCAACCGGCAGGCGGCCGAGGCCACCAAACAACTGAGAAACCTTCAGACTCAACTTAAG GACATTCAGATTCACCTGGACGAAGCCCTCCACAGTCAGGAGGACCTGAGGGAGCAACTTGCGATTGTAGAGCGTCGCAACAATCTCACGATGGCTGAGAACGAGGAGATGAGGGCAGCACTCGAGCAATCGGAGAGAAGTCGGAAGCTGGCTGAGCAGGAGCTGATGGATGCCAGTGAGAGGGTCCAGCTGCTGCACTCTCAG AACACCAGTCTGCTGAATACTAAGAAGAAGATGGAGTCCGATTTAGCTCAGCTGCAGACCGAGATGGACGACACTGTCCAGGAGGCGAGGAATACAGACGAGAAGGCCAAAAAAGCCATCATGGAT
- the LOC113158225 gene encoding myosin-1B-like isoform X5 has product MEIFGAAAPYLRKSERERIAAQNVPFDAKTAVFVPDSKQEYVKAKIISQDGSQVTIVMVHLDDIRPMNPPKFDKIEDMALLTHLHEPAVLFNLKERYAAWMIYTYSGLFCVTVNPYKWLPVYNPQVVAGYRGKKRQEAPPHIFSISDNAYQYMLTDRENQSILITGESGAGKTVNTKRVIQYFATIASIGDWSKKEQLQGKAQGNLEDQIIQANPLLEAFGNAKTIRNDNSSRFGKFIRIHFGTKGKLASADIETYLLEKSRVTFQLPAERSYHIFYQILSNKKPDLIEMLLITTNPYDYPFISQGEITVLSINDTEELTATDSAIDILGFNAEEKVGIYKLTGAVMHNGNMKFKQKQREEQAEPDGTEVADKVAYLMGLNSADLLKALCYPRVKVGNEYVTKGQTPQQVNNAMGALSKAVYEKLFLWMVTRINQQLDTKLPRQHFIGVLDIAGFEIFEMNSLEQLCINFTNEKLQQFFNHHMFVLEQEEYKKEGIAWEFIDFGMDLAACIELIEKPMGIFSILEEECMFPKATDSSFKNKLYDQHLGKNSIFQKPKPSKAKTEAHFSLMHYAGTVDYNISGWLEKNKDPLNDTVVQLYQKASLKLLSQLFATYASANAPADGRKKFSKRKGSSFQTVSALFRENLNKLMANLRSTHPHFVRCIIPNETRTPGSMDHHLVLHQLRCNGVLEGIRICRKGFPSRILYGDFRQRYRILNASAIPEGQFIDSKKASEKLLSSIDVDHAQYRFGYTKVFFKAGLLGLLEEMRDERLAVLMTRIQAVARGYVTRLRFKEMSKKRESIFIIQYNIRSFMNVKNWPWMKLFFKIKPLLRSAEAEKEMQMMKEEFARLKEEFSKSEARRKELEEKMVMLVQEKNDLYLQIQAERENLCDAEERCEGLIKSKILMEAKVKEFSERMEEEEEINAEVTARKRKLEDECIELKRDIDDLELTITKVEKEKYATENKVKNLVEELTTLEENLMKSSKEMKALQEVHQQALDDLQAEEDKVNSLMKTKTKLEQQVDDLEGSLEHEKKIRAELERSRRKLEGDLKLSQETIMDLENERQQMEERLKKKDFEISSLQSKIEDEQALDTQLQKKIKELQARIEELEEEIEAERSARAKVEKQRSDLSRELDEISERLEEAGGATAAQAELNKKREAEFQRLRRDLEESTLQHESIAAALRKRHADSVAELSDQIDNLQKVKQKLEKEKSELQMEMGDMASNVESVLKSKVNLEKLCRSLEDQINECRTKADEAQRSLSDYSTLSARLQTENGDLKRLLEEKDTTLSQLSRMKTVGTQQIEELKRLLDEEMKTKNALAHSLQSSRHDCELLREQYEEEQEAKAELQRCLSKANSDLAHWRTKYETDAIHRTEELEEAKKKLAQRLQESEEMTEVANVKCASLEKTKQRLQAEVEDLMVELERSNAANLTLDKKQRNFDKVLAEWKHKYEESQSDLEVTQRESRGLSTELFKLKNSYEEALDHLENMKRENKNLQQDVADMTDQVGQSAKTIHELEKAAKQIEHEKRGTQAALEEAESSLEQEEAKTLSLQLELNQIKSEMERKVADKDEEMDQLKRNHQRTVDTLQATLDAETRSRNDAFRTKKKMEGDLNEMEIQLGHANRQAAEATKQLRNLQTQLKDIQIHLDEALHSQEDLREQLAIVERRNNLTMAENEEMRAALEQSERSRKLAEQELMDASERVQLLHSQNTSLLNTKKKMESDLAQLQTEMDDTVQEARNTDEKAKKAIMDAAVMAEELKKEQDTTAHLERMKKNLEATVKDLQQRLDEAEQMALKGGKKELQKLETKVRELENELEAEQKRSGEALKGARKHERKIKELTYQGEEEKKNAARLQDLVNKLQLKVKAYKRQCEEADEQTSINLAKYRKVQHELEEAEERADIAESQLNKLRAKSRDVVVKAE; this is encoded by the exons ATGGAAATATTTGGAGCTGCGGCCCCATACCTCCGCAAATCAGAGCGGGAGAGGATCGCAGCCCAAAATGTGCCATTCGATGCCAAAACAGCCGTTTTTGTACCTGATTCAAAGCAGGAGTACGTCAAGGCAAAAATCATAAGCCAAGACGGCTCCCAAGTCACT attGTTATGGTGCATTTAGATGACATTCGCCCCATGAACCCTCCAAAGTTTGACAAGATAGAGGACATGGCCTTGCTCACACATCTCCATGAACCAGCTGTGCTCTTCAACCTCAAGGAGCGCTATGCTGCCTGGATGATTTAT ACTTACTCCGGGCTCTTCTGTGTTACTGTCAATCCTTACAAATGGCTTCCAGTCTATAACCCGCAGGTTGTGGCCGGGTACCGGGGGAAGAAACGTCAGGAGGCACCCCCGCACATCTTCTCCATCTCAGACAATGCTTACCAGTACATGCTTACAG ATCGTGAGAACCAGTCCATCCTGATCAC TGGAGAATCCGGTGCTGGGAAGACGGTCAACACGAAGCGAGTCATCCAATACTTTGCAACAATTGCATCAATCGGAGACTGGAGCAAAAAAGAGCAGCTTCAAGGAAAAGCACAG GGGAATCTGGAGGATCAGATCATTCAGGCCAATCCTCTGCTGGAAGCTTTTGGAAATGCCAAGACCATCAGGAATGACAACTCCTCTCGATTT GGAAAATTTATCCGCATCCACTTTGGAACAAAGGGGAAATTAGCATCAGCTGATATTGAAACAT ACCTTTTGGAAAAATCCAGGGTAACCTTTCAACTGCCGGCAGAGAGGAGCTATCACATCTTCTATCAGATCTTGTCGAACAAGAAGCCTGATTTAATTg aGATGCTGCTGATAACCACCAATCCATATGACTATCCTTTCATCAGCCAGGGTGAAATCACTGTGCTGAGCATCAATGACACAGAGGAGCTGACAGCTACAGAT AGTGCAATTGACATCCTGGGGTTTAATGCAGAGGAAAAAGTGGGCATCTACAAGCTGACCGGCGCTGTGATGCACAACGGGAACATGAAGTTCAAACAGAAGCAACGGGAGGAGCAGGCGGAGCCAGATGGCACTGAGG TGGCTGACAAAGTCGCATATCTCATGGGTCTAAACTCTGCTGATTTACTGAAAGCTCTGTGTTACCCACGAGTGAAAGTTGGCAACGAGTATGTCACCAAGGGTCAGACTCCACAGCAG GTGAACAACGCCATGGGTGCTCTGTCTAAAGCCGTGTATGAGAAGCTGTTCCTGTGGATGGTCACCAGAATCAACCAGCAACTGGACACCAAACTGCCGAGACAGCATTTCATTGGTGTCCTGGATATCGCGGGGTTTGAGATCTTCGAG ATGAACAGCCTGGAGCAGCTGTGCATCAACTTCACGAACGAGAAACTGCAACAGTTCTTCAACCACCACATGTTTGTGCTGGAGCAAGAAGAATACAAAAAGGAAGGGATTGCCTGGGAGTTTATTGACTTTGGGATGGACTTGGCAGCCTGCATTGAGCTCATTGAGAAG CCAATGGGTATCTTCTCAATTCTCGAGGAGGAGTGCATGTTTCCAAAGGCGACAGACAGCTCCTTTAAGAACAAGCTGTACGACCAGCACCTGGGGAAGAACAGTATCTTTCAGAAGCCCAAACCATCCAAAGCAAAGACAGAGGCTCACTTCTCCCTGATGCACTACGCTGGCACGGTCGACTACAACATCAGTGGCtggctggaaaaaaacaaggacCCACTGAATGACACTGTGGTGCAGCTTTACCAGAAGGCCTCACTCAAACTTCTCTCTCAGCTCTTTGCCACATACGCATCCGCTAATG CTCCTGCTGATGGGAGAAAGAAATTTTCCAAAAGAAAAGGGTCTTCTTTCCAGACAGTTTCTGCACTTTTCAGG GAAAACCTTAACAAACTGATGGCCAACCTCAGATCCACACATCCACACTTTGTGAGATGCATCATCCCAAATGAGACCAGGACACCAG GGTCCATGGATCACCATCTGGTCCTTCACCAGCTGCGCTGTAATGGAGTTCTGGAGGGTATCCGGATCTGCAGGAAGGGCTTCCCCAGCAGGATCCTCTATGGTGATTTCAGACAGAG ATACAGGATTCTGAATGCCAGTGCGATCCCCGAGGGGCAGTTTATTGACAGCAAGAAGGCTTCTGAGAAACTGTTGTCCTCCATCGATGTGGACCATGCTCAGTATAGATTTGGATACACCAag GTGTTTTTTAAAGCTGGTCTTCTTGGTCTCCTGGAGGAGATGAGGGATGAACGGCTGGCTGTGCTGATGACTCGAATCCAGGCTGTGGCCAGAGGTTACGTCACCAGGCTGAGGTTCAAGGAGATGTCGAAGAAAAG AGAGTCCATCTTCATCATCCAGTACAACATCCGCTCATTCATGAACGTGAAGAACTGGCCTTGGATGAAGCTTTTCTTCAAGATAAAACCTCTGCTGAGAAGCGCCGAGGCCGAGAAGGAGATGCAGATGATGAAAGAGGAGTTTGCTCGGCTGAAAGAAGAGTTTTCAAAGTCAGAAGCAAGGAggaaggagctggaggagaagatggTCATGCTCGTTCAGGAGAAAAATGACCTTTACCTTCAAATCCAAGCC GAGAGGGAGAACCTGTGCGATGCCGAGGAGAGGTGTGAAGGTCTGATAAAGAGCAAGATCCTCATGGAGGCCAAAGTCAAAGAATTCTCcgagaggatggaggaagaggaggagatcaATGCAGAAGTCACCGCTAggaagaggaagctggaggacgAGTGCATCGAGCTCAAGCGGGACATCGACGACCTGGAACTTACTATAACCAAAGTGGAGAAGGAGAAATATGCCACAGAAAATAAG GTGAAGAACTTGGTGGAGGAACTAACCACTCTGGAGGAAAATCTGATGAAGTCCTCAAAGGAGATGAAAGCTTTGCAGGAGGTGCACCAGCAGGCGTTAGATGACCTACAGGCTGAGGAGGACAAAGTCAACTCTCTAATGAAGACAAAGACTAAGTTGGAGCAACAGGTTGATGAT CTCGAAGGCTCTCTGGAGCACGAGAAGAAGATTCGTGCTGAGTTGGAGAGATCCAGAAGAAAACTGGAGGGAGATCTCAAGCTGTCCCAGGAAACCATCATGGACCTGGAGAATGAAAGACAGCAGATGGAGGAAAGGCTAAAAAA AAAAGACTTTGAAATCAGCAGCCTGCAGTCTAAAATCGAGGATGAACAAGCCCTCGACACTCAACTACAAAAGAAGATTAAAGAGCTACAG GCTCGCATtgaagagctggaagaggaaaTTGAGGCTGAGCGCTCGGCTCGAGCCAAAGTGGAGAAGCAGAGGTCTGATCTGTCCAGGGAGCTGGACGAAATCAGTGAGAGACTGGAGGAGGCCGGAGGAGCCACCGCTGCTCAGGCTGAGCTGAACAAGAAACGGGAGGCCGAGTTTCAGAGGCTGCGTCGTGACCTGGAAGAGTCTACCCTGCAGCACGAATCCATCGCCGCAGCTTTGCGTAAAAGGCATGCCGACAGTGTTGCCGAACTCAGTGATCAGATAGATAATCTTCAAAAAGTCAAGCAGAaactggagaaagagaagagtgagCTGCAGATGGAAATGGGGGACATGGCAAGCAACGTGGAAAGTGTTCTGAAAAGCAAG GTTAATCTGGAGAAACTGTGCAGGAGCCTTGAAGACCAGATTAATGAATGCAGGACCAAAGCAGATGAAGCCCAGAGGTCTCTGAGTGATTATAGTACACTCTCAGCTCGTCTGCAAACAGAAAATG GCGATCTGAAACGTCTGCTAGAAGAGAAGGATACTACTCTTTCCCAGTTGAGCAGGATGAAAACTGTGGGAACCCAACAAATTGAAGAGCTGAAGAGGCTTTTGGATGAGGAAATGAAG ACAAAAAATGCCCTGGCTCACAGCTTGCAGTCGTCTCGTCATGACTGCGAGCTGCTGAGGGAGCAGTAcgaggaggaacaggaggccAAAGCTGAGCTGCAGCGCTGCCTGTCCAAGGCAAACAGCGACTTGGCTCACTGGAGAACCAAATACGAGACAGATGCCATCCACCGCACAGAGGAGCTCGAGGAGGCAAA AAAGAAGCTTGCCCAGCGGCTGCAGGAGTCTGAGGAAATGACAGAAGttgcaaatgtcaaatgtgcATCACTGGAGAAAACCAAACAGAGGCTGCAGGCTGAGGTCGAGGATCTCATGGTTGAGCTGGAAAGGTCAAATGCTGCCAATCTCACTTTGGACAAGAAACAAAGGAACTTTGACAag GTTCTGGCTGAATGGAAACACAAATATGAAGAGAGTCAGTCGGATCTCGAGGTCACCCAGAGAGAGTCCAGAGGGCTGAGCACAGAACTTTTCAAGCTGAAAAACTCGTACGAAGAAGCTCTGGATCACCTGGAGAACATgaagagagagaataaaaatcTTCAGC aGGATGTCGCTGATATGACAGATCAAGTTGGACAATCTGCTAAAACAATCCACGAGCTAGAGAAAGCTGCTAAACAAATTGAACATGAAAAAAGAGGCACCCAAGCAGCACTGGAGGAAGCTGAG TCTTCTCTGGAACAGGAGGAGGCCAAAACCCTGAGCCTCCAACTGGAACTGAACCAGATCAAGtcagagatggaaagaaaggtGGCAGACAAAGACGAAGAAATGGACCAGCTCAAGAGAAATCACCAGAGGACCGTGGACACCCTGCAGGCTACGCTGGACGCTGAGACGCGCAGCAGAAACGATGCTTTCCGaacaaagaagaagatggaggggGATCTCAACGAGATGGAAATTCAGCTGGGACACGCCAACCGGCAGGCGGCCGAGGCCACCAAACAACTGAGAAACCTTCAGACTCAACTTAAG GACATTCAGATTCACCTGGACGAAGCCCTCCACAGTCAGGAGGACCTGAGGGAGCAACTTGCGATTGTAGAGCGTCGCAACAATCTCACGATGGCTGAGAACGAGGAGATGAGGGCAGCACTCGAGCAATCGGAGAGAAGTCGGAAGCTGGCTGAGCAGGAGCTGATGGATGCCAGTGAGAGGGTCCAGCTGCTGCACTCTCAG AACACCAGTCTGCTGAATACTAAGAAGAAGATGGAGTCCGATTTAGCTCAGCTGCAGACCGAGATGGACGACACTGTCCAGGAGGCGAGGAATACAGACGAGAAGGCCAAAAAAGCCATCATGGAT